The following proteins are encoded in a genomic region of Nicotiana sylvestris chromosome 4, ASM39365v2, whole genome shotgun sequence:
- the LOC104224076 gene encoding uncharacterized protein, whose translation MNMFGKADQMNTDRESSVPIRKYGVDDHCRATERTGIFNQDAGGVERDDMDVHAEGQYEREFRDAHLDDETENVTDIGKEVCGVPEKICRVCGLQSQEDLTSPLGTSVSEIVCKCLEGTYDLSTPLSYKEKFGVQTCASQG comes from the exons ATGAACATGTTTGGGAAAGCTGATCAGATGAACACAGATAGAGAATCTAGTGTTCCAATTAGAAAATATGGAGTTGATGATCATTGTCGTGCTACTGAGCGTACTGGCATATTCAACCAAGATGCAGGTGGTGTTGAACGTGATGATATGGATGTGCATGCAGAGGGTCAGTATGAAAGAGAATTTAGAGATGCACATCTAGATGATGAAACTGAAAATGTTACTGATATTGGGAAAG AAGTTTGTGGAGTGCCGGAGAAAATTTGTAGAGTTTGTGGATTGCAATCACAGGAGGATTTAACAAGTCCATTGGGGACAAGTGTCAGCGAGATTGTATGCAAATGCTTAGAAGGAACGTATGATCTCTCTACACCGCtgtcatacaaagaaaaatttggagTTCAAACTTGTGCCAGTCAAGGTTAG